Proteins encoded by one window of Arachis ipaensis cultivar K30076 chromosome B04, Araip1.1, whole genome shotgun sequence:
- the LOC107638073 gene encoding B3 domain-containing protein At5g18090-like: MTLYERGFFKILVQSFQHELKIPKAFVKEYWRGVSNPIVLKLPNTLKQRVYWIQKNEDEIWLEEGWEQVVKDFGLEHSQFLTFDYKRRSCFEVKIYPMNDSEIMPPHHQICFFQVLVHNKFHQKLMVPKGANEYWKRISNPIKLVLPYGVERKVNWTKRGENIWLEQGWKKVVELCGLSYEWLLTFDYNGMSRFEVKVYDTTTLRVAYYKEYDVENNKDVDETENDDDDDDDDDDDDDDDEFVQEHFKRKKTNKVNGSNRNPSFKIRIQESYVGSTCVAIPATFERKHLEEGPIRMIVGNRAWTVCYKTWRGRARYRKHKLQSGWLRFRRENNLAVGDVCVFELTSEFPQTMIVRVQSG; this comes from the exons ATGACTTTATATGAAAGAGGtttttttaaaattcttgttCAAAGCTTTCAGCATGAGTTG AAAATTCCTAAAGCTTTTGTGAAAGAATATTGGAGAGGAGTATCAAATCCTATAGTGTTAAAGCTACCAAACACTCTTAAACAAAGAGTATATTGGATTCAAAAGAATGAAGATGAAATTTGGTTGGAAGAAGGTTGGGAACAAGTTGTGAAAGATTTTGGCTTAGAACATTCTCAATTTTTGACTTTTGACTATAAAAGACGGTCTTGCTTTGAAGTCAAAATATATCCTATGAATGATTCTGAGATAATGCCTCCTCATCATCAAATATGTTTCTTTCAGGTTCTTGTTCACAACAAGTTTCACCAAAAGCTG ATGGTTCCTAAAGGTGCAAATGAATATTGGAAAAGAATCTCAAACCCTATAAAGTTGGTGTTACCTTATGGTGTTGAAAGGAAAGTGAATTGGACCAAAAGAGGAGAAAATATTTGGTTGGAACAAGGTTGGAAAAAGGTTGTGGAGTTGTGTGGTTTGAGTTACGAGTGGTTGTTGACTTTTGACTACAATGGAATGTCTCGTTTTGAAGTCAAAGTATATGATACCACTACTTTAAGGGTAGCTTATTATAAGGAGTATGATGTTGAGAATAACAAAGATGTTGATGAAACTGagaacgatgatgatgatgatgatgatgatgatgatgatgatgatgatgatgagtttgTTCAAGAACACTTCAAGAGAAAGAAGACCAACAAAG TTAATGGGAGCAATAGGAATCCCAGTTTCAAGATTCGAATTCAAGAATCATATGTTGGGTCAACATGCGTG GCAATACCAGCAACGTTTGAAAGGAAGCATTTGGAGGAAGGACCGATTCGCATGATTGTGGGTAATAGAGCTTGGACTGTGTGCTACAAAACTTGGAGAGGAAGGGCCAGATATCGCAAACACAAATTGCAAAGTGGGTGGCTCAGATTTAGAAGAGAGAACAATTTAGCGGTTGGTGATGTTTGTGTCTTTGAGTTAACTAGCGAATTTCCTCAGACAATGATTGTCAGAGTGCAGAGTGGATGA